A genomic stretch from Spongiibacter nanhainus includes:
- the fliI gene encoding flagellar protein export ATPase FliI: protein MASPAMTLQERFAQYGANILEPVMPVVEGQLKRIVGTMLEAVGCKAAVGSYCKVATTDGSFLEAEVVGFSGDSMLLMPTGELRGVMPNARVIPLDKGSDVDIGNGLLGRVIDAAGKPLDGLGPIAGGQSRSLSGTPINPLSRQPIREPLDVGVRAINALLTVGRGQRLGLFAGSGVGKSVLLGMMTRFTEADVVVVGLIGERGREVKEFIDGILGREGLRRAVVVATPADHPPLMRMRGASLATTIAEHFRDQGKQVLLLMDSLTRFAQAQREIALATGEPPATKGYPPSVFARLPALVERAGNGAAGGGSITAFYTVLAEGDDQNDPIVDSARAILDGHIVLSRSLADAGHFPAIDIERSISRAMNDITDKAHRETVRRFRQLYSLYQQNRDLITIGAYQRGADPRLDEAVAQWPRLQGFLQQAFDERDTYDHSLDSLSQVVDGEHA, encoded by the coding sequence ATGGCTAGCCCCGCTATGACTCTTCAGGAACGCTTTGCGCAATATGGCGCCAATATCCTCGAACCGGTGATGCCCGTGGTGGAGGGGCAGTTAAAGCGTATCGTGGGCACGATGCTCGAAGCTGTTGGGTGCAAGGCAGCGGTGGGCAGCTACTGTAAAGTGGCCACCACAGACGGCAGCTTCCTCGAGGCAGAAGTCGTGGGCTTTTCCGGCGACAGTATGTTGTTGATGCCCACTGGCGAATTGCGCGGCGTGATGCCGAATGCGCGGGTTATTCCCCTAGACAAAGGTTCTGACGTCGATATTGGCAATGGGCTGCTGGGCAGGGTTATCGATGCCGCCGGTAAACCCCTGGACGGGTTGGGGCCCATCGCAGGTGGTCAAAGCCGCAGTTTGAGTGGTACGCCGATCAACCCGCTGTCGCGACAACCGATTAGAGAGCCCCTGGATGTCGGCGTTAGAGCCATCAATGCGCTACTGACAGTGGGCCGCGGTCAGCGTTTGGGGCTATTTGCCGGTAGCGGCGTGGGTAAAAGTGTATTGCTGGGCATGATGACTCGCTTTACTGAAGCCGATGTTGTTGTCGTCGGCCTTATCGGTGAGCGGGGCCGGGAAGTGAAGGAGTTTATAGACGGCATTCTCGGCCGGGAAGGTCTGCGCCGGGCTGTGGTGGTGGCTACCCCCGCCGACCACCCACCGCTGATGCGTATGCGGGGTGCGAGTTTGGCGACCACCATCGCCGAGCACTTTCGGGATCAGGGTAAACAGGTGTTATTACTAATGGATTCCCTGACCCGCTTCGCGCAAGCTCAACGTGAGATTGCATTGGCGACAGGTGAGCCGCCAGCTACCAAGGGTTACCCGCCCTCGGTGTTTGCCCGCTTACCTGCCCTGGTAGAGAGAGCTGGAAACGGCGCTGCGGGAGGGGGCTCCATCACCGCGTTCTATACGGTTTTAGCCGAGGGCGATGACCAAAACGATCCGATTGTGGATTCGGCTCGAGCGATACTGGATGGCCACATTGTTCTGTCGCGGTCGCTGGCAGATGCCGGACACTTTCCCGCCATTGATATCGAACGCTCGATCAGCCGGGCGATGAATGACATTACCGACAAAGCCCACCGAGAAACAGTGCGGCGTTTTCGGCAGTTGTACTCGCTTTATCAGCAGAATCGCGACCTGATTACCATCGGGGCTTACCAGCGGGGTGCTGACCCCAGACTGGATGAGGCAGTGGCACAGTGGCCGCGGCTGCAAGGATTTCTGCAACAGGCCTTTGATGAGCGGGACACCTACGATCACTCCCTGGACAGCCTCAGCCAGGTGGTGGACGGAGAACACGCGTAA
- the fliJ gene encoding flagellar export protein FliJ yields the protein MPEQKKSQRFETVRNLAETEADRLANELSAAQQAWQTQHNKLEELRAYCREYATGHQSGQLMDLAALQSTQHFVDQLRRAIAMQEATVTRLAGERDAARKAWMKARKHALSMDTLVDRYQREEKREADRQEQIRSDDLVNQRFVWSQQSA from the coding sequence ATGCCTGAACAAAAAAAATCCCAGCGCTTTGAAACTGTTCGCAATCTTGCCGAGACTGAGGCGGATCGTTTGGCCAATGAGCTATCAGCCGCTCAGCAGGCCTGGCAGACCCAACACAATAAACTGGAAGAATTGCGTGCCTATTGCCGAGAGTACGCCACAGGGCATCAGAGCGGTCAATTAATGGATCTTGCCGCTTTACAGTCCACCCAGCACTTCGTAGACCAATTGCGCCGGGCTATAGCGATGCAGGAGGCCACGGTGACCCGCCTGGCCGGCGAGCGGGATGCTGCCCGCAAAGCGTGGATGAAGGCGAGAAAGCACGCCTTGAGTATGGACACCCTGGTTGATCGCTACCAGCGGGAAGAGAAGCGTGAAGCCGACCGCCAGGAGCAAATCAGAAGTGATGACCTGGTCAATCAGCGTTTTGTTTGGTCTCAGCAGTCGGCCTAA
- a CDS encoding flagellar hook-length control protein FliK, with the protein MATVFSLMGQSPGRTSQAGNTAQQGPTASESPQGLPFGEILASGKMKVIAGSPGVGVAEGAPFGDETFAEPFTAVLTSATSVESETLDELTTQSGSTLPQDGETLPDSISLQLPLTSVAPTESLPVSSETGPGQVAVQPQNISAQPVATEGSAHSSATTVSSEEMLAAVVVGESTEEAVSKAAVEPETAENRVMSRAGENLAPVAHQTAPNPTNTDQRKALNGLVEDGGRNVPQTTLAEGKQWSNSTTQDSLPKDPRVHRSAVTDGGRGNEQLALAPEKHAKLSTAPEDSIGDPQISSRDWSASSGQPSVGLGGHENKPASELPLGVVEQTNKFANGSNGQTASAAAANRAMAMEATGPSLPRESVPVNHPQNSAAMESVNRSRADSVIAAAPASQQAYANVVQKRSDTGKGTVTRESSGTPSGMFATDSMPSQRVAANGASENRQNALQQAGITAQSANIASASASAGADNIQRSASGAKDLEFVSVNNDVETDNLFKNTLLSTSQGSASSAKALPQLTISQPVGQSPGWEQAMASRIVWMGTQGVQSANLTLNPQDLGAIQIQVDISGDQANVQFQAQSAETCDLIEKLMPRLSHALEGQGLKLEDSKVTQFTASQDFSSAQHTANQSAGRQGGEGTQQQSRPGAASSNLMGQEPSEELVQTLVNESSGGVDYYA; encoded by the coding sequence ATGGCAACAGTATTCAGCTTAATGGGCCAATCTCCGGGCCGCACCAGTCAGGCAGGGAACACTGCACAGCAAGGCCCAACTGCCTCAGAGAGCCCGCAAGGCCTGCCCTTCGGTGAAATATTGGCTTCCGGCAAAATGAAAGTGATCGCCGGTTCGCCAGGAGTCGGTGTCGCCGAAGGCGCGCCGTTCGGCGATGAAACATTTGCAGAGCCATTCACGGCGGTGCTGACTTCAGCGACCTCGGTGGAGTCCGAAACCCTAGATGAGCTTACCACTCAAAGCGGCAGTACCTTGCCGCAAGACGGCGAGACCTTGCCGGATTCGATTTCTCTGCAACTGCCCCTGACATCAGTAGCTCCAACTGAATCTCTGCCAGTGAGCTCCGAAACTGGACCGGGGCAGGTAGCCGTTCAACCCCAAAATATATCGGCGCAGCCTGTCGCGACTGAGGGCTCTGCACATTCAAGCGCAACGACAGTAAGCAGTGAAGAAATGCTCGCCGCGGTGGTAGTAGGCGAAAGCACAGAAGAAGCAGTTAGTAAGGCCGCCGTGGAGCCTGAAACAGCTGAAAATCGCGTTATGTCTAGGGCTGGGGAAAACTTGGCACCAGTTGCTCATCAGACGGCTCCCAATCCGACGAATACAGATCAGAGGAAAGCCCTGAACGGCTTGGTGGAAGATGGCGGTCGTAATGTTCCCCAAACTACTTTGGCAGAGGGAAAACAGTGGTCGAACTCGACGACACAGGATAGTTTGCCAAAAGATCCACGCGTTCATCGTAGTGCAGTGACAGATGGTGGCCGAGGTAATGAGCAATTAGCCTTAGCCCCAGAAAAACACGCAAAGTTATCGACGGCACCTGAGGATTCTATTGGAGATCCTCAAATTTCAAGCCGGGACTGGTCTGCCAGTAGTGGTCAGCCTTCGGTGGGTCTTGGTGGGCATGAGAATAAGCCAGCGTCCGAACTTCCCCTCGGTGTTGTAGAGCAGACTAATAAGTTTGCAAATGGCAGCAATGGGCAAACGGCGTCAGCCGCTGCAGCGAACAGAGCGATGGCAATGGAAGCGACAGGCCCGTCGCTGCCTCGGGAATCGGTCCCTGTTAACCATCCTCAAAATTCTGCCGCGATGGAGTCGGTGAACCGGAGCAGAGCTGATTCCGTGATCGCAGCAGCCCCAGCATCTCAGCAGGCCTACGCTAATGTGGTTCAGAAGCGCAGTGATACCGGCAAGGGGACCGTTACTCGAGAGAGTAGTGGAACGCCTTCTGGCATGTTTGCCACTGATTCAATGCCGTCTCAGCGGGTAGCTGCAAATGGCGCCTCCGAAAATCGCCAGAACGCCCTTCAACAGGCGGGCATAACAGCACAGAGCGCCAATATAGCCTCTGCGTCCGCCAGCGCTGGAGCCGACAATATTCAACGTTCAGCATCGGGGGCGAAAGACTTGGAATTCGTCTCGGTCAATAACGATGTCGAGACAGATAACCTGTTTAAGAACACCTTGTTGAGCACCAGCCAAGGTTCTGCATCGAGTGCAAAAGCTCTTCCTCAGCTGACGATATCTCAGCCTGTGGGTCAGTCCCCAGGGTGGGAGCAGGCCATGGCCAGTCGCATTGTGTGGATGGGCACACAGGGAGTCCAATCCGCCAATCTTACGTTGAATCCCCAGGACCTGGGGGCGATTCAGATTCAAGTTGACATCTCCGGTGATCAAGCCAATGTGCAATTCCAGGCGCAATCCGCAGAGACCTGTGACTTGATTGAAAAACTCATGCCTCGCTTGAGTCACGCTCTGGAGGGCCAAGGTTTGAAGCTGGAAGATTCCAAGGTCACTCAGTTCACAGCCTCTCAGGATTTTTCCAGTGCTCAGCATACCGCTAATCAAAGCGCAGGACGTCAGGGCGGAGAGGGTACCCAGCAACAAAGTCGCCCGGGAGCAGCCAGTTCTAATCTGATGGGGCAAGAGCCCTCTGAGGAGCTGGTTCAGACCCTGGTTAATGAGAGCTCTGGCGGCGTGGATTATTACGCCTAA
- a CDS encoding flagellar basal body-associated FliL family protein has protein sequence MKTKIILIIAVVLLVAGAAGATWWFTRPAPEAAVAEGDQAPAPAEVEKPLYIALEPNFVVNLQNERSMRFLMVEVQLMTRKEPVITAVEEFEPRLRHELIMLFSKQTRDAVSSAESRDALISETLDTVNRVLTEERGKGGVEAVYFTKFVMQ, from the coding sequence ATGAAAACCAAGATTATTCTGATTATCGCGGTCGTCCTTCTGGTTGCGGGCGCTGCTGGTGCCACGTGGTGGTTTACCCGGCCCGCTCCCGAAGCAGCAGTGGCTGAGGGGGATCAAGCGCCGGCACCCGCGGAGGTGGAGAAGCCCCTCTATATCGCGCTGGAACCCAACTTCGTTGTCAACCTCCAGAACGAGCGCTCCATGCGCTTTCTTATGGTGGAGGTGCAGCTCATGACTCGAAAAGAGCCGGTGATAACTGCAGTAGAGGAGTTCGAACCGCGACTCCGCCATGAGCTCATCATGCTGTTCAGTAAGCAAACCCGAGACGCGGTGTCATCCGCCGAGTCTCGTGACGCGCTGATATCCGAAACTCTCGATACCGTAAACCGCGTTCTCACTGAAGAGCGGGGCAAGGGCGGTGTCGAGGCGGTGTACTTTACTAAATTTGTGATGCAGTAG
- a CDS encoding flagellar motor switch protein FliM, with product MAGVLDPEEIEALMAGNESGDQSDGKYNLARQDYAVQRLIPTLSMIQSQFASAARDRLREFIPGIDSVRTDRITVMKFDELQGSLATPCSISLISGVPLSAGLLIAFESELVFQLVDQYFGGNGSNVANDRDQLSVSEASLMELLHRALLADVADAWKTVIRAETQIEDLQDDPRLLEGFHDSDSMVATRFAISFGEVSGGMWSVVPWSAIEAVRDSLGETGKPNTSISNEHWLGAIEEGLDVTRLDLAAVLVDTRMPLRRVSQWQVGDVLPLKSPDDVQLRIDGRTYLLGRFGVQDGQNAVSVVGLASQGSNKT from the coding sequence ATGGCGGGCGTACTGGATCCGGAAGAAATCGAAGCCTTGATGGCCGGTAACGAATCGGGCGATCAGAGCGATGGTAAGTATAACCTGGCGCGTCAGGACTACGCTGTCCAGCGCTTAATCCCGACGCTGTCCATGATTCAGTCTCAATTTGCCAGTGCGGCGCGGGACCGGCTTCGTGAATTTATTCCCGGCATCGACTCAGTGCGCACCGACCGCATTACGGTGATGAAGTTTGATGAACTTCAGGGCTCGCTGGCCACACCGTGCAGCATTTCACTGATTTCAGGTGTGCCCCTGAGCGCAGGCTTGCTGATTGCTTTTGAGTCAGAGCTGGTTTTTCAACTGGTAGATCAATACTTCGGCGGCAACGGCTCGAACGTTGCCAATGACCGGGACCAACTCTCGGTGTCTGAAGCCAGTCTGATGGAATTGCTGCATCGAGCGTTGTTGGCTGACGTCGCAGACGCCTGGAAGACTGTGATCCGTGCAGAAACTCAAATTGAAGACCTGCAGGACGACCCTCGCTTGCTGGAGGGCTTTCACGATTCAGACTCCATGGTGGCCACTCGTTTTGCTATTAGTTTTGGCGAGGTCTCCGGTGGTATGTGGTCTGTGGTGCCCTGGAGTGCCATTGAAGCGGTCAGGGACAGCCTGGGCGAAACCGGCAAGCCCAACACCTCCATCAGCAATGAGCATTGGCTTGGTGCGATTGAGGAGGGCCTGGATGTCACTCGACTGGATTTGGCTGCGGTGCTAGTGGATACCCGTATGCCGCTGCGCCGGGTATCCCAGTGGCAGGTTGGCGATGTGCTGCCGCTGAAATCTCCCGATGACGTGCAATTACGCATCGACGGCCGCACTTATTTGCTCGGTCGCTTCGGTGTGCAGGACGGCCAGAATGCCGTGTCAGTTGTCGGCCTGGCTAGCCAGGGGAGCAATAAAACATGA
- a CDS encoding FliO/MopB family protein, with amino-acid sequence MKSLFAPLSMLSAVALAETKPAAATATDTMPSLSQGGELFTTALGLAVVIAVVLGIGWILRRGRVVGGNVADVSLVGQLPLGVKEKLLVVQVGEEKLLLGCTSDSIRRLHSWSSPATEAPDSALQGTPFANVLGKLYSPSKGSSANSSTPKSKGSSPSEGAR; translated from the coding sequence GTGAAATCGCTGTTCGCTCCTTTGTCCATGCTCAGTGCCGTTGCGCTGGCAGAAACCAAACCTGCCGCCGCGACAGCAACTGACACCATGCCCAGCCTGAGTCAGGGCGGTGAGCTGTTTACCACAGCCCTGGGCTTAGCTGTGGTGATTGCCGTAGTGCTGGGTATCGGTTGGATTCTCCGTCGCGGCAGAGTGGTGGGCGGCAACGTCGCCGATGTCAGCCTGGTTGGGCAATTGCCTCTGGGTGTTAAGGAAAAATTATTGGTTGTGCAGGTTGGCGAGGAAAAGTTGCTGCTGGGTTGCACCAGCGATTCGATTCGCCGTCTCCACAGCTGGTCTTCGCCGGCCACAGAAGCCCCTGATAGCGCATTGCAGGGAACACCCTTTGCCAATGTGTTGGGGAAACTGTACAGCCCTTCCAAGGGCAGCAGCGCCAACTCCAGCACCCCCAAATCCAAGGGCAGCAGTCCCAGCGAGGGAGCGCGGTGA
- the fliP gene encoding flagellar type III secretion system pore protein FliP (The bacterial flagellar biogenesis protein FliP forms a type III secretion system (T3SS)-type pore required for flagellar assembly.), translating into MRVVFILVALLLPGLVSAADLNLPAVTSSPAAGGGQEYSVSLQLLGIMTVLTLLPALLLGMTAFTRIIIVLSILRQALGTGQTPSNQVLLSLALFLTMFIMYPVGEVAYREAIQPYMAEQLQFDQAVKQAAEPFRNFMLSQTRESDIARFAEIGGYDDFEDPSDVPFTVLMASFLTSELKTAFQIGFLLFIPFVVIDLVVASVLMSMGMMMLSPMMISLPFKIMLFVLVDGWGLLMGSLAASFYQ; encoded by the coding sequence ATGCGGGTTGTTTTTATACTTGTTGCTTTGCTACTGCCCGGTCTGGTTTCCGCCGCAGATTTAAACTTACCGGCGGTGACCAGCTCACCTGCGGCCGGTGGCGGTCAGGAGTACAGCGTATCCCTGCAACTGCTGGGCATTATGACGGTACTGACCCTGCTGCCGGCTTTGCTGCTGGGGATGACCGCCTTCACTCGCATCATTATCGTTCTGTCGATTCTCCGCCAAGCGCTGGGAACGGGCCAAACACCCTCTAATCAGGTGCTGCTGAGCCTGGCCTTGTTCTTGACCATGTTCATCATGTACCCGGTTGGGGAAGTGGCCTATCGGGAAGCCATTCAGCCCTACATGGCTGAGCAGCTACAGTTTGATCAGGCGGTAAAGCAGGCCGCTGAACCCTTCCGCAATTTTATGCTGAGCCAGACTCGCGAAAGCGATATTGCCCGCTTTGCCGAAATTGGCGGCTACGACGATTTTGAGGACCCCTCCGACGTGCCCTTTACGGTATTGATGGCGTCCTTTCTTACCAGCGAGTTGAAAACTGCCTTCCAAATCGGGTTTTTACTTTTTATTCCCTTTGTCGTTATCGACCTGGTGGTGGCCAGCGTGTTGATGTCCATGGGCATGATGATGCTATCGCCCATGATGATTTCGCTGCCTTTCAAAATCATGTTGTTTGTCTTGGTCGATGGTTGGGGCCTGTTAATGGGCTCGCTGGCAGCCAGTTTTTATCAATGA
- the fliQ gene encoding flagellar biosynthesis protein FliQ, whose product MNADTVIELGRQSINLTVMLSAPLLLSALAAGLLIGMFQAATQIQDMTLSFIPKLVILVVVLAAAGPWMLGSLVDYTRQLFDMIPTLVG is encoded by the coding sequence ATGAATGCCGACACGGTTATCGAATTGGGGCGACAAAGCATCAATCTCACGGTGATGTTGTCGGCGCCTTTACTGCTCTCTGCGCTGGCCGCGGGTCTGCTTATCGGTATGTTCCAAGCTGCCACCCAGATACAGGATATGACCCTGAGTTTTATTCCCAAGCTGGTGATTCTGGTGGTGGTATTGGCTGCGGCTGGGCCGTGGATGCTGGGGAGTTTGGTCGATTACACCCGGCAGTTGTTTGACATGATTCCGACGCTGGTGGGCTGA
- the fliR gene encoding flagellar biosynthetic protein FliR: MTFNEGQLLSWLATVWLPFARIGGAMITAPLFSAAYIPGRVRILFAVVISAVVIPLLPTARAVNPLGIEGALLLGNELLIGLAMGFVLQLVFDAIILGGQLIANGMGLGFAMMVDPQRGVQVPVLSQFLVIVCMLLFVAMDGHINFLSLLLQSFEYWPVADHRALGDPLTIVLLQGAALFAGAIQVAIPAIVALLVVQIAVGVVSRAAPTLNLFAVGFPLALLIGFIVLERIMPNLLPVLSDLMDTATVAVQTFLES, translated from the coding sequence ATGACCTTTAACGAGGGGCAATTGTTATCCTGGTTGGCGACCGTGTGGTTGCCTTTTGCCCGTATAGGCGGCGCGATGATTACCGCGCCGCTGTTCAGCGCAGCGTATATTCCCGGCCGGGTCAGAATATTGTTTGCCGTTGTGATCAGCGCGGTGGTCATTCCCTTGTTGCCCACCGCCCGTGCGGTAAATCCGCTGGGTATTGAGGGCGCGTTGTTGCTGGGCAACGAGCTGCTGATTGGACTGGCAATGGGTTTTGTCCTGCAGCTGGTATTCGACGCCATTATTCTCGGCGGTCAGCTGATCGCCAACGGTATGGGTTTGGGCTTCGCCATGATGGTGGATCCCCAGCGCGGCGTACAAGTGCCGGTACTGTCCCAGTTCCTGGTTATCGTCTGTATGTTGTTATTTGTGGCCATGGACGGGCATATCAATTTCTTGTCTCTGCTGTTGCAGAGCTTTGAATATTGGCCAGTGGCAGACCACCGGGCCCTGGGCGATCCACTGACGATCGTGCTGTTACAGGGTGCCGCGCTGTTTGCCGGTGCTATTCAGGTTGCCATTCCCGCCATCGTAGCGCTGCTGGTTGTGCAGATTGCCGTGGGGGTGGTGAGCCGTGCGGCGCCGACCTTGAACCTGTTTGCCGTTGGTTTCCCCTTGGCGTTGCTGATCGGTTTTATTGTGCTGGAGCGGATCATGCCAAATCTGCTGCCGGTGTTGTCCGACCTGATGGATACCGCCACCGTGGCGGTACAAACCTTCCTGGAGAGCTGA
- the flhB gene encoding flagellar biosynthesis protein FlhB, which produces MAENQDGQERTEEASAKKLADARKKGQVPRSRELSTMLVTIAGASAILIGGGQLANSMTGLFEYSLSTEFLLQTDTSKLPSQLYTLLLQGLLAIWPVVLATVLAAIVSSVVLGGWTFNLSLKLERLDPIKGLTKLFSLRSLGELVKSIIKMVVIGTAAVLIVELMSDDILTLGLQAPEAAIVNSSGLLTWFFLVVSLPLILIAAIDVPWQMWNYKKELRMTRQEVRDEHKESDGRPEVKAKLREMQQAAANRRMMEKVPTADVVITNPTHFSVALKYDEARMRAPTLVAKGADIVAARIREIAGENGVSIVESPRLARAIYANTQLDQEIPAGLYLAVAQILTYVYQLRTWRDLGGAYPQAPEPEVDDSYLKSFE; this is translated from the coding sequence ATGGCTGAGAACCAGGACGGTCAAGAACGTACCGAAGAGGCGTCGGCCAAAAAACTGGCCGACGCCCGCAAAAAAGGCCAGGTACCCCGGTCGCGGGAATTGTCCACCATGCTGGTCACCATTGCCGGTGCCAGTGCCATTTTGATCGGCGGAGGGCAGCTGGCCAATTCCATGACAGGGCTTTTTGAATACAGTCTGTCGACCGAATTCCTGCTGCAAACCGATACCAGTAAATTGCCCTCGCAGCTCTATACGCTGCTGCTGCAAGGTTTGCTGGCCATCTGGCCGGTGGTGTTGGCGACCGTGCTGGCGGCTATAGTGTCCTCTGTAGTGCTTGGCGGTTGGACCTTTAACCTCAGTCTTAAACTGGAGCGCCTGGATCCGATCAAGGGGCTGACTAAGTTGTTTTCGCTGCGCAGCCTGGGTGAGTTGGTCAAATCCATTATCAAAATGGTGGTGATCGGCACGGCGGCAGTACTGATTGTGGAGCTGATGTCCGATGATATTTTGACTCTGGGGCTGCAGGCTCCGGAGGCGGCCATTGTCAACAGCAGCGGTTTGCTGACGTGGTTCTTCCTGGTGGTTAGCTTGCCGCTGATTCTGATTGCCGCCATCGATGTGCCCTGGCAAATGTGGAATTACAAGAAAGAGCTGCGAATGACCCGCCAGGAAGTTCGCGATGAGCACAAGGAATCAGATGGCCGCCCGGAAGTGAAGGCCAAGCTGCGGGAGATGCAACAGGCTGCAGCCAACCGACGGATGATGGAAAAAGTCCCCACCGCAGACGTTGTCATCACCAACCCCACCCACTTTTCCGTGGCGCTCAAATATGACGAAGCGCGGATGCGGGCACCAACGCTGGTGGCGAAAGGCGCCGATATTGTCGCTGCGCGCATTAGGGAGATTGCCGGCGAGAACGGTGTCAGCATCGTCGAGTCACCGCGCCTGGCTCGGGCAATTTACGCCAATACCCAACTGGATCAGGAAATCCCCGCCGGCTTGTATCTGGCGGTGGCACAAATTCTGACCTACGTCTATCAGCTGCGCACCTGGCGGGATCTCGGCGGAGCCTATCCGCAGGCGCCAGAGCCCGAAGTGGACGACAGCTACTTGAAGAGTTTTGAGTGA